One part of the Rhodococcus oxybenzonivorans genome encodes these proteins:
- a CDS encoding WD40/YVTN/BNR-like repeat-containing protein, with amino-acid sequence MSAADTVLLAIGTKKGLWLATSRNRTAWSFSGPHFLMHEIPSIGIDTRAGRTRILVGVRSEHWGPTVAHSDDLGATWVEPDHGAIRFGDTDDAALERIWQLQPDSADRPSVVWAGCEPISVWRSLDSGEHFELERALWDHPHRSQWGAGFGGAAAHSVVPHPRDPHTVHVAMSTGGVYRTTDGGRTWQPRNAGISAGFLPDPNPEFGQCVHKIARDAVTENRLYAQNHHGVYRSDDNGDTWKSIADGLPSDFGFVMLTHPSREGTVWVVPIEADAERIPPDGRLAVYRSEDAGNTWTRLDRGLPEREYNVVLRDAASVDTADPVGVYFGTRGGAVYASADEGATFTEVVGHLPDVLCVRAAVVAAP; translated from the coding sequence ATGAGCGCAGCCGACACAGTTTTGCTCGCGATCGGAACCAAGAAGGGCCTCTGGCTGGCCACCAGCCGAAACCGCACCGCGTGGTCGTTTTCGGGCCCACACTTCTTGATGCACGAAATCCCCAGCATCGGCATCGACACCCGCGCGGGCCGCACCCGCATTCTCGTGGGGGTCCGGTCGGAGCACTGGGGACCGACCGTCGCGCACTCCGACGACCTGGGCGCCACATGGGTCGAACCGGACCACGGAGCGATCCGATTCGGTGACACCGACGACGCCGCGCTCGAGCGGATCTGGCAACTCCAACCGGACAGCGCAGACCGGCCCAGTGTCGTATGGGCGGGCTGTGAACCGATTTCGGTGTGGCGATCCCTGGACAGCGGCGAGCACTTCGAACTCGAGCGCGCACTGTGGGACCACCCGCACCGGTCGCAGTGGGGTGCCGGGTTCGGCGGCGCTGCAGCTCATTCCGTGGTTCCGCATCCCCGCGACCCGCACACGGTGCACGTCGCCATGAGCACGGGTGGCGTCTACCGCACCACTGACGGCGGCCGCACCTGGCAGCCGCGCAATGCGGGCATCTCGGCGGGCTTCCTGCCGGATCCGAATCCGGAGTTCGGGCAATGCGTCCACAAGATCGCCCGTGACGCGGTGACCGAGAATCGGCTGTATGCGCAGAACCATCACGGCGTGTACCGATCCGACGACAACGGCGACACGTGGAAGTCGATTGCCGACGGGTTGCCGTCGGACTTCGGTTTCGTCATGCTCACCCATCCGTCTCGCGAGGGCACGGTGTGGGTGGTGCCGATCGAGGCCGACGCCGAACGGATCCCACCGGACGGCCGCCTCGCCGTGTACCGCAGCGAGGATGCCGGCAACACCTGGACCCGGCTCGACCGCGGCTTACCCGAACGCGAGTACAACGTGGTGCTGCGTGACGCCGCATCCGTCGACACCGCCGACCCCGTGGGAGTGTATTTCGGTACGCGCGGCGGTGCCGTATATGCGAGCGCCGACGAGGGCGCCACGTTCACCGAGGTGGTCGGACACCTGCCCGACGTCCTCTGTGTGCGCGCGGCGGTGGTGGCCGCGCCGTGA
- a CDS encoding CGNR zinc finger domain-containing protein, with amino-acid sequence MHLNPYGEYAVELAADLANRRPRTIDELVARCIEAGVVVDFPVSEDDLGDVVAVLDRWAVIVDAANEQDRAEQVNLLLAKASAYPRLTNHAGDGWHLHYRDDQRSLAGVLEALIAVGTALHLVGRGMSRLGRCAVEECTVIYADTSRNGRQRYCSPRCANRDAVRRHRSRC; translated from the coding sequence GTGCATCTCAACCCTTACGGGGAGTATGCGGTGGAACTCGCCGCTGATCTGGCGAATCGCCGGCCCCGGACCATCGACGAACTGGTGGCCCGATGCATCGAGGCCGGAGTCGTCGTCGATTTCCCGGTCTCCGAGGACGACCTCGGAGACGTGGTCGCCGTGCTCGACCGGTGGGCGGTCATCGTGGACGCCGCAAACGAGCAGGACCGCGCAGAGCAGGTCAATCTCCTCCTCGCCAAGGCGTCCGCCTACCCACGTCTGACCAACCACGCCGGCGACGGCTGGCATCTGCACTATCGCGACGACCAGCGTTCCCTCGCCGGAGTGCTCGAGGCACTCATTGCCGTCGGAACCGCATTGCATCTCGTCGGCCGAGGGATGAGCCGCCTCGGCCGGTGCGCGGTGGAGGAATGCACAGTGATCTATGCAGACACCTCGCGGAACGGGCGGCAACGCTACTGCTCGCCTCGCTGCGCCAACCGGGACGCCGTCCGCCGTCACCGGTCGCGCTGCTGA
- a CDS encoding pyridoxamine 5'-phosphate oxidase family protein: MPLSAHEREQFLAEPHIAALSVSAGEHRGPLTVPIWYQYHPGGEVWVLTGPGSEKARLIEAAGRFTMMVERVEPTVRYVSVEGAVTRTAPGTDDMMREMAQRYLVPEKVDAYLHFAKAQLGEQVAIYLRPEHWRSADMGSS, encoded by the coding sequence ATGCCACTCTCTGCGCACGAGCGCGAACAGTTCCTGGCCGAGCCGCACATCGCGGCGCTGTCGGTGTCCGCGGGCGAGCACCGCGGGCCCCTGACAGTCCCGATCTGGTATCAGTACCACCCCGGTGGCGAAGTGTGGGTGCTCACCGGCCCCGGGTCGGAGAAGGCGCGCCTCATCGAGGCGGCCGGGCGATTCACGATGATGGTCGAACGAGTCGAACCCACCGTTCGATACGTCTCCGTCGAGGGCGCGGTGACGCGAACCGCCCCGGGAACGGACGACATGATGCGGGAGATGGCTCAGCGTTATCTCGTGCCGGAGAAGGTCGACGCCTACCTCCACTTCGCCAAGGCTCAGCTCGGCGAGCAGGTTGCGATCTACCTCCGGCCCGAGCACTGGCGATCGGCAGATATGGGATCGAGCTGA
- a CDS encoding Dyp-type peroxidase encodes MPGPVPRLAAQAVLTPPSAASLFLVVVAGESREDALTVRDVVADLESLLKAVGFRELSGSLSCVVGIGSEFWDRLSPAAKPALLHRFLPLSGPVHSAPSTPGDVLFHIKAARADLCFELGRLLVAALGSAATVVDEVSGFRYFDARDLLGFVDGTENPTDADADEAALIGDEDPDFRGGSYVIVQKYLHDMSAWTSLSVTEQERVIGRTKLENVELDEDAQPGNSHVALNTIVDDEGVEHQILRDNMPFGSLAAGEFGTYFIGYARDPGVTELMLRRMFLGEPPGNYDRILDFSTAVTGTLFFVPSRDVLESLADEPESAETPSNVTGEAEEPDPYDLSLNIGGLKGVSQ; translated from the coding sequence ATGCCGGGTCCAGTGCCGAGATTGGCTGCGCAAGCCGTTCTCACACCACCGAGTGCGGCATCGCTCTTCCTCGTCGTGGTGGCGGGTGAGTCGCGAGAGGACGCGCTGACGGTCCGCGACGTCGTCGCCGACCTCGAAAGCCTTCTCAAGGCCGTGGGTTTCCGGGAACTGTCGGGATCGCTGTCGTGTGTGGTGGGCATCGGGTCCGAGTTCTGGGACCGTTTGAGCCCCGCCGCCAAACCGGCTCTGCTGCACCGCTTCCTCCCCCTGTCCGGACCCGTTCACAGCGCCCCGTCCACTCCTGGCGACGTCTTATTCCACATCAAGGCTGCCCGCGCCGACCTCTGTTTCGAGCTGGGCCGCTTGCTCGTCGCAGCGCTCGGGTCCGCTGCCACCGTTGTCGACGAGGTGTCCGGCTTCCGGTATTTCGACGCCCGCGATCTCCTCGGATTCGTCGACGGCACCGAAAACCCCACGGACGCCGACGCCGACGAGGCCGCCCTCATCGGAGACGAGGATCCGGATTTCCGTGGTGGCAGCTACGTGATCGTGCAGAAGTATCTGCACGACATGAGCGCCTGGACGTCGCTCAGCGTCACCGAGCAGGAACGCGTCATCGGGCGTACCAAGCTCGAGAATGTCGAGCTCGACGAGGACGCACAGCCCGGCAACTCCCACGTCGCCCTCAACACGATCGTCGACGATGAGGGTGTCGAACACCAGATCCTCCGCGACAACATGCCGTTCGGCAGCCTGGCGGCCGGTGAGTTCGGCACCTACTTCATCGGTTACGCCAGGGATCCGGGCGTCACCGAACTGATGCTGCGCCGCATGTTCCTCGGCGAACCGCCCGGCAATTACGACCGCATCCTCGACTTTTCCACGGCCGTCACAGGCACGCTGTTCTTCGTTCCGAGCCGGGACGTCCTCGAGTCCCTCGCCGACGAACCGGAGAGCGCCGAGACGCCATCGAATGTCACCGGCGAAGCCGAGGAGCCGGACCCGTACGACCTGTCCTTGAACATCGGTGGTCTCAAAGGAGTATCGCAATGA
- a CDS encoding VOC family protein yields the protein MITGVSLVTLYVTDQDEAKKFYVDTLGFVEGTDVTMGDGFRWVTIMHPDHSELEVTLMKPGPPLDADMAEAIRRALASGTMGGFGLTTTDCRKTYDELRAKGVEFTQPPAERPYGVEAVMRDNSGNWLVLVEKREFTGEDFPH from the coding sequence ATGATTACAGGCGTATCCCTCGTAACGCTGTACGTCACGGATCAGGACGAGGCGAAGAAGTTCTATGTCGACACGCTCGGCTTCGTCGAGGGCACCGACGTCACGATGGGTGACGGGTTCCGCTGGGTGACGATCATGCACCCGGACCACTCCGAGCTCGAGGTCACCCTCATGAAGCCGGGACCGCCGCTCGACGCCGACATGGCAGAGGCGATCCGGCGTGCACTGGCGAGTGGGACGATGGGCGGCTTCGGATTGACCACCACCGACTGCCGCAAGACCTACGACGAGTTGCGCGCGAAGGGGGTCGAGTTCACGCAGCCTCCGGCCGAACGCCCCTACGGGGTAGAGGCGGTGATGCGCGACAATTCGGGGAACTGGCTGGTGCTGGTCGAGAAGCGCGAGTTCACGGGCGAAGATTTCCCGCACTGA
- a CDS encoding cyclase family protein translates to MPHVRRIVDLSHTIGPGMPVYPGDPVPMLTPHRTIERDGYNVLGVRFGSQSGTHVDAPAHMDATGATVDALPPELFVGRGVLFDVRDLGARERITVDAIRAAAERVGPGDIALFHTGWSRYYGSDAYYMHPYLDPDACELLLDRGVRTFCVDAPSVDETPSDEQADNGYPVHHLIAAAGGVIGENLCHVDLIDFPDPLVSLLPISIEGSDGAPTRAVALDLGY, encoded by the coding sequence ATGCCACACGTGCGGAGAATCGTGGACCTTTCCCACACGATCGGTCCCGGAATGCCGGTGTATCCCGGCGATCCGGTGCCGATGCTGACGCCGCACCGCACGATCGAACGCGATGGCTACAACGTCTTGGGTGTCCGCTTCGGATCGCAATCCGGCACCCATGTAGATGCGCCCGCCCACATGGACGCAACCGGCGCCACCGTCGACGCCCTGCCGCCGGAGCTGTTCGTCGGCCGCGGCGTGTTGTTCGACGTCCGGGATCTCGGTGCGCGCGAACGTATTACCGTTGATGCGATCCGGGCCGCTGCCGAACGCGTAGGACCCGGCGACATCGCCCTGTTCCATACCGGATGGTCGCGTTATTACGGCAGCGACGCCTATTACATGCACCCCTATCTCGATCCCGATGCCTGCGAACTACTGCTCGATCGGGGGGTGCGGACATTCTGCGTCGACGCACCGAGTGTCGACGAGACGCCCTCCGACGAGCAGGCCGACAACGGATATCCGGTGCACCACCTGATCGCCGCTGCCGGGGGAGTGATCGGCGAGAACCTGTGCCACGTCGACCTCATCGACTTCCCCGACCCCCTCGTGAGCCTGTTGCCGATCTCCATCGAAGGCTCGGACGGCGCCCCCACCCGTGCGGTGGCGCTCGACCTCGGGTACTGA
- a CDS encoding family 1 encapsulin nanocompartment shell protein, producing the protein MSDSSNLHRNLAPVTEAAWQQISEEAARTFKRHVAGRRVVDVAGPFGYSYSAHNVGRVTPISTSDSRIRAQLRQVHPLVELRFPFTLSRAEVDDVARGSLDSDWQPVKDAAKALAFAEDQSIFDGFEQAGIRGIGASSDNPVLSLPEDPLLVPDAVASALSALRLAGVEGPYSVVVDADTYTAVSETRDAGHPVFHHLDALVTGDIIWAPAIRGGYVLSTRGGDNQLTLGADLSIGYDSHTATDVTLYLEETFTFSSLTAEAAVVLQR; encoded by the coding sequence ATGAGTGATTCGAGCAATCTGCACCGCAACCTCGCCCCGGTGACGGAGGCAGCGTGGCAGCAGATCAGCGAGGAGGCGGCCCGTACGTTCAAGCGCCATGTCGCCGGGCGACGGGTCGTCGACGTCGCGGGGCCGTTCGGTTACTCCTACTCCGCCCACAACGTCGGGCGCGTCACCCCGATCAGTACCTCCGACAGCCGAATTCGGGCACAACTGCGCCAGGTCCATCCCCTCGTCGAACTGCGTTTCCCGTTCACGCTCAGTCGCGCGGAGGTCGACGACGTGGCCAGGGGCTCTCTCGACTCCGACTGGCAGCCCGTCAAGGACGCCGCGAAGGCCCTCGCGTTCGCCGAGGACCAGTCGATCTTCGACGGGTTCGAGCAGGCCGGGATTCGCGGCATCGGCGCGTCCAGCGACAATCCCGTCCTGAGCTTGCCCGAAGATCCGCTTCTCGTTCCCGACGCCGTGGCCTCGGCATTGTCGGCGTTGCGTCTCGCCGGTGTCGAGGGACCGTACTCGGTGGTAGTCGACGCCGACACGTACACGGCAGTCAGCGAGACCCGCGATGCCGGGCACCCGGTGTTCCACCACCTCGACGCCCTGGTCACCGGCGACATTATCTGGGCCCCGGCGATCCGCGGCGGGTACGTGCTCTCCACCCGTGGCGGTGACAACCAGCTGACCCTCGGCGCCGACCTGTCCATCGGCTACGACAGCCACACCGCGACCGACGTGACGCTGTACCTCGAAGAGACGTTCACGTTCTCCTCGCTCACCGCCGAGGCCGCGGTCGTTCTCCAACGCTGA
- the shbA gene encoding RNA polymerase sigma factor ShbA yields the protein MIETDVRAQLERLAPLAAVGDEEAVEEILRIAHPVVHRYCTSRLESVEHPHASADDVTQDVSLALMSALRTYRDEGKSLLSFIFGIAAHKVADARRRANRLSVPTARSATAHHTVDIDEGPEHHVLRTELRGEMDELVQTLPVRHQQIVFMRIVVGMSAEQTARVLDTTPGAIRVAQHRALAHLRSRIHASHSLAS from the coding sequence ATGATCGAGACGGACGTCAGAGCACAGCTCGAGCGCCTCGCACCCCTCGCCGCCGTCGGGGACGAGGAGGCCGTGGAAGAGATTCTCCGCATCGCCCACCCGGTGGTGCATCGCTACTGCACGTCCCGACTCGAATCGGTGGAACACCCGCACGCCTCGGCCGACGACGTCACCCAAGACGTCTCCCTCGCGTTGATGAGCGCACTGCGCACCTACCGCGACGAAGGTAAATCCCTGCTGTCGTTCATCTTCGGTATCGCCGCACACAAGGTGGCCGATGCCCGTCGGCGCGCCAATCGCCTGTCGGTGCCCACCGCACGATCGGCCACTGCGCATCACACCGTCGATATCGACGAGGGGCCCGAGCACCACGTGCTGCGCACCGAACTTCGAGGGGAGATGGACGAACTGGTGCAGACGCTCCCGGTCCGGCACCAGCAGATCGTGTTCATGCGCATCGTGGTCGGGATGTCCGCCGAACAGACGGCTCGCGTGCTCGACACCACGCCCGGGGCCATTCGCGTCGCCCAGCACCGCGCGCTCGCCCACCTGCGGTCCCGGATCCACGCGTCGCATTCCCTCGCCAGCTGA
- a CDS encoding maleylpyruvate isomerase family mycothiol-dependent enzyme, with the protein MTNPGTPLLLDVLRTEGQRIASMPADALGAPVPSCPGWTLEHVVRHTGKVHLWVTAVMQAGPGAALDQARPARQMPRGPECLDAYRSAHESMMTEFEQRDLDVPATTFVGPATLRWWVRRQAHEATVHRFDAADAVHTAGGPLPEPADPTAAADGVGEWIQAIASRFLGAGQVPESLLGRTVHLHGTDTDDAEWLLAFTDDGMSVTTEHTKADVALRGSAQQLLLAVWRRRPLDSLQLFGNEAVAEALLDTVQV; encoded by the coding sequence ATGACGAACCCCGGCACGCCCCTACTTCTCGACGTTCTGCGCACCGAAGGGCAGCGCATCGCGTCGATGCCGGCCGACGCTCTTGGCGCGCCGGTACCGTCATGCCCGGGTTGGACGCTCGAACACGTGGTCCGGCACACCGGCAAAGTCCACCTGTGGGTGACCGCCGTGATGCAGGCAGGCCCCGGAGCCGCTCTCGACCAGGCTCGACCGGCGCGGCAAATGCCACGGGGACCGGAGTGTCTCGACGCCTACCGTTCAGCTCACGAGTCGATGATGACCGAGTTCGAGCAGCGAGATCTCGATGTGCCCGCAACCACCTTCGTCGGACCCGCAACCTTGCGGTGGTGGGTTCGCCGACAGGCTCACGAGGCGACGGTCCATCGTTTCGACGCCGCCGATGCCGTCCACACGGCCGGTGGGCCACTGCCCGAACCCGCAGACCCCACCGCAGCGGCCGACGGCGTCGGCGAGTGGATCCAGGCCATAGCCTCGCGATTTCTTGGTGCAGGGCAGGTGCCCGAAAGCCTGCTCGGCCGCACCGTACACCTGCACGGCACCGACACCGATGACGCCGAGTGGCTGCTGGCCTTCACCGACGACGGCATGTCCGTCACGACCGAACACACGAAAGCCGACGTCGCGTTGCGCGGCTCGGCGCAACAACTACTCCTCGCCGTGTGGCGGCGGCGGCCGCTCGACAGCCTCCAACTCTTCGGCAACGAAGCCGTTGCCGAAGCCCTTCTCGACACCGTGCAGGTCTGA
- a CDS encoding serine/threonine-protein kinase: MAEFDPLATQRGAAPTLAAELSAVGLEDAVEIGRGGFGVVYRCVQPQLDRTVAVKVLTAELDAENLERFLREQRAMGRLSGHPHIVNIMQVGATDSGKPFIVMQFHPHDSLDMQIRRRGPVPWSEALRIGVKLAGALETAHRVGILHRDVKPGNILLTEYGEPQLTDFGIARMSGAFETSAGTVTGSPAFTSPEVLSGRAPTAASDVYSLGATLFSAITGHAAFERHHGEEVIAQFLRITTQPVPDLRQEGFPADVSDVIQRAMSGNPEERPASAAAFGDELRDIERRHGLPVDEMAMPVDKGIVVVHPADAAPSGAGTTTGDTPRSTTGRRRDTSTPPPTPATRFRAPVPTRRLVERARLIDLLRAGRRRLLTVIHGPTGFGKSTLAVQWRDVLTADGVAVAWLTVDNDDDNVVWFVAHLIEAIRHVRPSLAEELGQVLEEHDNEAERYVLTSLVNQIHSSGERVALIIDDWQRVSDPATIAALEFLLDNGCHHLQVVVVSRTRAGLPMSRMRVKDELVEIDYAELRFDNGEAREFLVDLGGLPLENDDVTELRDSTDGWVAALQLASLSLRGRSDPGELIAGLSGRHHAIGEFLAENVLDTLEPAMLDFLLATSITDRICGRLACTLADTARGQAMLEEAEDQDLFLRHIDDERTWFRYHTLFAEFLRRRLERDQPERLRELHRAASEWFCNHGLLREAVDHALAAGDEQRAVELVEADGLSLFEHSQTATLLSLVGKLPPRLVQRSARLQITVAWADMMLSRMEPARRALELAERALEHSALDPGDIADLHAEIGAVRGVGELRADRIDDIDELVAESLAQPESLHPWVVSAASNVATFAAVYRFDFAAARRLQERAQPYYQRNKGPHNMVHGECYVGICAQEELDVDEAEKRFRKARGGARKAGGVHAPSGRLAGSLLGELLYERGELDEAEQLLDDGYRLGAESGGVDFKIARYVTGAHIKALRNNRDEAARRLHEGYEIATAHRLPRLKARVENERRRLGISAHPALGPATPITYAERRRPVQGLNSITAQVEEATAIRLLLATRSQENIELACTWAHEWTGRLEGSGRRRALLLADRLLVACLAAAGREDEAKKVLASVASICAVRGLRRILPDGGPLVVALSADLRADQLAGDWQPEWPAVPPEFLEQIQASTAPYTL; the protein is encoded by the coding sequence ATGGCCGAATTTGATCCGCTCGCGACTCAGCGTGGCGCCGCTCCCACGCTCGCAGCCGAACTCTCCGCAGTCGGGCTCGAGGATGCCGTAGAAATCGGCCGCGGCGGATTCGGAGTGGTCTACCGCTGCGTGCAACCCCAGCTCGACCGGACCGTCGCCGTGAAGGTGCTCACCGCGGAACTCGACGCAGAAAACCTCGAACGATTCTTGCGGGAACAACGCGCGATGGGCAGATTGAGCGGACACCCACACATCGTCAACATCATGCAGGTCGGCGCTACGGACAGCGGCAAACCCTTCATCGTGATGCAATTTCATCCCCACGACTCGCTCGACATGCAGATCCGCAGAAGGGGTCCCGTGCCGTGGAGCGAGGCGCTCCGAATCGGCGTCAAACTCGCCGGCGCCCTGGAGACCGCCCACAGGGTGGGAATACTCCACCGCGACGTGAAACCCGGCAACATCCTCCTCACCGAATACGGCGAGCCGCAGCTCACCGACTTCGGCATCGCACGGATGTCCGGGGCATTCGAGACCTCGGCCGGCACAGTCACGGGATCACCGGCGTTCACCTCCCCCGAAGTGCTGTCGGGACGGGCACCGACCGCGGCGTCCGACGTGTACAGCCTGGGCGCCACCCTGTTCAGCGCCATCACCGGTCATGCCGCGTTCGAGCGGCACCACGGCGAGGAGGTGATCGCCCAGTTCCTGCGGATCACCACCCAGCCTGTGCCCGATCTGCGCCAGGAAGGCTTTCCCGCCGACGTGAGCGACGTGATCCAACGGGCGATGTCCGGTAACCCGGAGGAGCGTCCGGCCTCCGCCGCCGCGTTCGGAGACGAACTCCGCGACATCGAACGCCGTCACGGGCTGCCCGTCGACGAGATGGCGATGCCCGTCGACAAAGGCATCGTCGTCGTCCATCCCGCCGATGCCGCACCGTCCGGCGCCGGCACCACAACCGGTGACACCCCTCGCTCCACCACCGGCAGGCGACGGGACACCTCGACACCACCGCCGACGCCGGCTACCCGGTTCCGGGCGCCGGTGCCCACCCGGCGACTGGTGGAGCGTGCACGCCTCATCGACCTGTTGCGGGCCGGCCGCCGCCGGCTACTCACAGTCATCCACGGCCCGACCGGCTTCGGGAAGAGCACCCTGGCTGTGCAGTGGCGTGATGTCCTGACCGCGGACGGTGTGGCCGTCGCATGGCTGACCGTCGACAACGACGACGACAACGTGGTCTGGTTCGTCGCGCACCTCATCGAGGCGATCCGGCACGTGCGGCCGAGTTTGGCCGAGGAACTCGGTCAGGTTCTCGAGGAGCACGACAACGAGGCCGAGCGGTACGTACTCACCTCCCTCGTCAATCAGATCCACTCGAGCGGTGAGCGCGTCGCGCTGATCATCGACGACTGGCAACGGGTGTCCGATCCGGCGACGATCGCCGCCCTGGAGTTCCTCCTCGACAACGGGTGTCACCACCTTCAGGTGGTCGTCGTGAGCCGGACCCGGGCGGGCCTGCCGATGAGCCGGATGAGAGTCAAGGACGAACTGGTTGAAATCGATTATGCCGAACTCCGTTTCGACAACGGTGAGGCGCGAGAGTTCCTCGTCGACCTCGGTGGTCTGCCCCTCGAGAACGACGACGTCACCGAACTCCGAGATTCCACCGACGGCTGGGTGGCGGCGCTGCAGCTGGCCTCGTTGTCGTTGCGGGGCCGGTCCGATCCCGGGGAACTCATCGCCGGGCTGTCGGGACGGCATCATGCGATCGGCGAGTTTCTCGCCGAGAACGTCCTCGACACCCTCGAACCGGCGATGCTCGATTTTCTGCTCGCCACGTCGATCACCGACCGCATCTGTGGACGCCTCGCCTGCACCCTCGCGGACACGGCGCGGGGGCAGGCCATGCTCGAGGAGGCGGAGGACCAGGATCTATTCCTTCGTCACATCGACGACGAGCGGACGTGGTTTCGCTACCACACCCTCTTCGCCGAATTTCTCCGTAGGAGGCTCGAACGCGATCAGCCCGAACGTCTTCGGGAACTTCATCGGGCAGCGTCGGAGTGGTTCTGCAACCACGGACTGCTCCGGGAGGCTGTCGATCATGCTCTGGCGGCCGGTGACGAACAACGGGCCGTCGAGTTGGTGGAGGCCGACGGGTTGTCGCTCTTCGAGCATTCGCAGACCGCGACGCTGCTCTCCCTGGTCGGCAAGCTCCCGCCGCGGTTGGTGCAGCGCAGTGCCCGACTGCAGATCACCGTTGCCTGGGCAGACATGATGTTGAGCCGCATGGAACCGGCGCGGCGGGCACTCGAACTGGCCGAGCGTGCCCTTGAACACAGCGCACTCGACCCGGGGGACATCGCGGATCTCCACGCCGAGATCGGTGCGGTTCGCGGGGTCGGGGAGCTGCGCGCCGACCGGATCGACGACATCGACGAACTCGTCGCCGAGAGCCTCGCCCAGCCGGAATCATTGCACCCCTGGGTGGTGTCGGCCGCTTCCAACGTCGCCACCTTCGCCGCAGTGTATCGATTCGATTTCGCCGCAGCGCGACGGCTCCAGGAACGAGCGCAACCCTACTACCAGCGGAACAAGGGACCGCACAACATGGTTCACGGTGAGTGCTACGTGGGCATCTGCGCGCAGGAAGAACTCGACGTCGACGAGGCCGAGAAGCGCTTCCGCAAGGCGAGGGGTGGCGCGCGGAAAGCCGGCGGAGTGCACGCGCCCTCGGGCCGGCTCGCGGGTTCCCTTCTCGGCGAGCTCCTCTACGAGCGGGGCGAACTCGACGAGGCGGAGCAGTTACTCGACGACGGTTACCGCCTCGGCGCGGAAAGCGGCGGCGTGGACTTCAAGATCGCCCGGTACGTCACAGGGGCCCATATCAAGGCACTCCGGAACAACCGCGATGAAGCCGCCCGCCGGCTGCACGAAGGCTACGAAATCGCCACTGCGCATCGACTTCCGCGCCTGAAGGCCCGCGTGGAGAACGAACGGCGCAGATTGGGGATCTCCGCCCATCCCGCACTCGGGCCAGCCACACCGATCACCTATGCAGAGCGTCGCCGACCGGTGCAGGGGCTGAACTCGATCACAGCGCAGGTAGAAGAAGCCACCGCCATCCGTCTCCTCCTCGCCACCCGTTCCCAGGAGAACATCGAGCTGGCCTGCACATGGGCGCACGAGTGGACCGGCAGGCTGGAGGGCAGCGGACGCCGACGGGCGCTGCTCCTGGCCGATCGACTGCTGGTGGCGTGCCTTGCCGCGGCGGGCCGCGAAGACGAGGCCAAGAAAGTACTCGCTTCCGTGGCGTCCATCTGCGCCGTCCGGGGCCTTCGCCGCATTCTCCCCGACGGTGGACCGCTCGTCGTCGCCCTCTCCGCGGATCTGCGGGCAGATCAACTGGCCGGCGACTGGCAACCGGAGTGGCCTGCCGTCCCACCCGAATTCCTCGAACAAATCCAGGCGTCGACTGCCCCGTACACCTTGTGA
- a CDS encoding ubiquitin-like small modifier protein 1, with protein MTGAVSVRVPRALASIVGGERTVDVALDSVATVAAVLDVLAERYPVLGRRIRDETGALRRYVNVYVNGEDVRLLSGVSTEVAPGQEIQILQSVAGG; from the coding sequence GTGACCGGGGCGGTGTCCGTTCGGGTTCCGCGCGCCCTCGCCTCGATCGTGGGCGGTGAACGCACCGTCGACGTGGCTCTCGACTCCGTGGCAACAGTGGCGGCGGTCCTCGACGTTCTCGCCGAAAGGTATCCAGTGCTCGGCAGGCGCATTCGCGACGAGACCGGCGCCCTGCGCCGGTACGTCAACGTCTACGTGAACGGCGAGGACGTTCGCCTACTGAGCGGCGTGAGCACCGAAGTGGCGCCGGGCCAGGAAATACAGATTCTGCAGTCGGTCGCCGGAGGCTGA